Part of the Polyangiaceae bacterium genome, CCCTGAAGAGCCGCCGGTATCAGACGCGGCGCTTCCGCGAGCTCGGCTGGCGCCGGGAGGTCCCGATCATCGCTGATGCAGAGCCGGTCGGGGCGCTCGAGATCGGGTACACGGACCGCTTCCCCGACGGAAGGGAGCCAGAGTTCCTGCCAGAGGAGGACATCCTGCTGTCCACGGTGGCCGAGCGGCTGGCCGAGATCGTCTCCCTGAAGGAGGCCCAGAACCGACTCGCGTCGTATCAGGAGCACCTTCGCTCCCTGGCGTCCGAGCTTACGCTCGCCGAGGAACGCGAGCGGCGGAGCCTCGCCATCTGTCTTCACGATCGGATCGGACAGGGCCTCGCCGTCGCGAGACTGAAGCTCGAAGCGCTGAAGCATGTCCTTCCGGCTGAGCACCATGGACGGCTCGACGACGTCTCGAGCCTCATCAAGCAGATAGTCAACGACACACGAGCACTGACCTTCGAGATCAGCCCGCCCATTCTCTACGAGCTCGGGCTCGAGCAGGCGGTCAGCTGGCTCGGCGAGCACATGAATCGACAGTTCGGCCTCGCCGTGGAGGTACGGGCGGATCCCGAGCTCGTCGAGCTCACCGAAGGCGCGAGCGTGATGTTGTTCCGCTCCATTCAGGAGCTCTTGACCAACACCGTGAAGCACGCGGAAGCCTCTCGGGCGTCTGTGCGAATGATGAACGACGCCGGCGAGCTCCGAGTCGAGGTGGAGGACGACGGCATCGGCTTCGACGCGACCTCCCGGGGCTGCGTCCCGTCCACCACCGGCGGATTCGGGCTCTTCAGCATCCGCGAGCGCATGGGTCACATGGGCGGTCGGGTGGAGGTCGATTCCAGCCCCGGAAGGGGCGCTCGCATCCAAATCTGGGTTCCCGGAGCCGACGACGAGCAGGATAGGCAGAGGAGCCGCGCGTGAAGATCCTCCTTGCGGACAACCACAAGCTCTTCGTCGAAGGGTTACGAACGATGTTGGCGAACCTGCCGGGAGCTCAGGTCGTCGGCGACGCGAGCAACGGTCGAATGGCCGTGCGTCTCGCCCGTGAGCTCTCGCCGGACCTCGTGATCATGGACATCGGCATGCCGGAGCTGAACGGCATCGACGCTACGCGACAGATCCGCGCGGAGCTTCCGAACACGAGGGTGCTCGCGGTCTCGATGCACTGCGATCGCCAGTACGTGGCCGGCATGCTCGCCGCCGGCGCGTCCGGCTACGTGGTAAAGGAGAGCGCCTTCTCCGAGCTCGCCCAGGCCATCGAGATCGTGATGCGCGGAGGCCGCTACCTCAGCCCAGACATCATCGGCGTCGTCCTCGACGACTACGTGCAGCGCCTCGCGCCACCGGAGGGGTCGGCGCTCGCCAAGCTCTCCGATCGCGAGCGGGAAGTATTGCAGCTGATCGCGGAGGGGCACCCTACCGCCCAGATCGCGTCGCGGCTGCACGTCAGCCGCAAGACGGTCGAGACCCACCGCAAGAACATCATGCTCAAGCTGGAGCTGCGCAGCGTCGCGGATCTGACCAAGCTAGCGGTGCGCGAGGGCCTCACATCGCTCGACCTTGGTACGAAGCCGGGCAAGTGAGCGCGTACCGCCGCGTGACTGGTTGTTCGTGGTCGAATTGCTCTGCGTGGTGCCATCGGCCATCGAACGGCAAGCGGGTAATCCCGGCGCGTAGGAGTTTCCATCTGTCAAAACCCACCGAGTCCAAGATACGCGGCGGCGGAGCTCGGGTCGAGTGCTGCCCGCGAACCCTCGCGCGGCGGGCGTCCGACGCAGCTCGGCAGAGATTCTCCGCGTCGCCGGCTGCGCAGGGCACAGCTCCGCCTTCGGCGAGGCGCTCACCGACGTCTCACTCCTTCCCGAACCCCAACATCAACTGCTCGGGCACGCTAACGCCGACACGGGTCGCAGGCGGGGCCCTCGGGCCGAGGCCATGCTCCGCGAGCAGGCGGGTGATCTGGGCGCGGGTGTTGGCGACCTCGGCCCAGCGCATGGGCCCTGAGCAGCGCGGGCGGGTCTCCACGTCGGCGGCGAAGACGTGAGCGAGCCAGGCCCACCGCTTTCGGGGTGCGGGCGCGTCGTCCGTGTCGCCGATCAGCTCGAGCTGATCGCCGCGAGCAGGCGGGGCTTGTTCGCGGTCGCGTCGTCGAGCGCGGGCGTGGGCACGACGGACGCCGGCGCGAGGGTGGCTCGAGAAGTACGCCGAAGTACCGGGCAAGTGGAATCGCGGCGGGGGCACAGCAGCGACAGGCCGCGGGATGAGGTCAGCTGGCTCGAACACGAGCGCTCGCGTGCCGTCGCGCCACACCTTCTTGAACGTCAGCTCGAGCTTGCCGTCCGCGCGGCGCTCGAGGCGGTCCTGCGCGACGAGGGGGCGCGTGATGTACTGCAGAGCCGCTCCACGCGACGGCGGTCCCGCCGTCCGACCTGCACGGCGTGGATGTTGATACCGCGCACCTCTGCGATGGGCTGGTCGGTCGCATCGACGGCGCGGGGGCGCGCAGGTGGGTCAGGCGGGCGATGAGGCGAAGCGGCGGCTGGCCAGCGCGGTCGCCGCTCACGGAAGGCCCTGCGCGGCGGCGGCGGCGTAGCAGGCGGCCAGGCCAGGCTCGTCGAGGGGCGAGCTCTGGTGGCGTGTCCTCGACGAGCTCGGGGGGTCGAGGCTCTTGCCGTGCGCTCGGAGGAGCTTCTCGACGCGAGCGGCGGTGCGCGCAGCCACCTCGGCGATGTCGGTTCGCGTGGGCGTGTCGAGCTCGCGAAACTCGAGCAGCGAGCGCGGGTCGTCGTTCTCGTGAACGTAAACGCCGTCGAGCACCAGCGAGTGGAAGTGGACGTTCAGGCGCAGCGCGCTGTCCGTCCTCTGCACCGCGGCCACGCCGCCCGTGTGCGCGTCTGCGACGCTCGCTGGCCCGGCTGGCGCTTCGCTCGCCAGCGCGGTGGGCGGTCCACCTCTGCCATGAACGCGCTCACCACCTCGGCGCAGAGCTTCCGGTCGTAGCCGAGCAAGGCTCCGCAGTCCCCAGGGCGGTGAGCAGATCAATGGCGAATGGGCACGCGCGGCAGGACGCTCTGCTCCAGAGTGGACGGCGGTGTCCGCCATCCGCCGACCGAGGCAGGAGGGGCAGAATCCGCGCTGTTTGCAGGAGAAGGCGACGAGCTCGGAGTAGCCGCACTCGCGACAGACCAGATGCAGACACCCGTGCTCGAGACGCCCGCAGCGAAGGTACTCCTCGAACTCCTTCACCACGAAGCGCGGCAGTCCGCCGTGCTCCTCCGCGCGCTCGAGGAACGCCGGCCAGTGCTCCGCCACCGTCTGGTAGAGCACGGTCCTCTCCGGCCGGTGGCGGAAGCGCGAGCGCTCGGGCTGTGCGAGCGCATGTGCAGGGTGGCCCACGCCACTGCCGCCTCAGCGAGCGGCGTGCCAGCCAGGTGAACCCAAAACCCCGCTGTTTCGCTCGCTCAGCTACTTCACCGTGCTCTGGCACGCGTACGCGCGCCTGGGCTTCGACGTCGAGCCCCTGGCTCGCGCAGCGGGGGTGTCGCCGTGAGCGCGCCCCGGAGCCAGCGTCGCGTACCCACGCGCGTCTTCGTCTACGGCACGCTCCTCGCCGGTGAGCCGAACCACCGCGTCCTGGCTGGAGCGCGACTTGTCGCGAACGCGCGCACGGAGCCCGCGTTCGAGCTGCGGGACCTCGGACCGTTTCCGGGTCTCGTGAGCGGCGGCGCGCACGCGGTAGCCGGCGAGGTGTATGAGGTCGACGAGGCGACGCTCGCCGCGCTTGACCGGCTCGAAGGGCATCCGCGCTTCTACCGTCGCACGCGCATCGCGCTCGACGACGGGTCGCTCGTCCAGACCTACCTCCTCCCGCCCGAGCAGGTCGAGGGTCGTCCCGTCATCGCCTCGGGCAACTGGCGCTCGCGCCGAAAGGAGACCGCAGCATGAAGATCGTGATGAGAGACGGGCGCGTGTTCCAAGGCACCGCGCTGCAGATCGTGAAGGCCATGCAGGACATCGCGTTCGGCGTCGAGGACTTCACCGTGCCGAAGTACATCGAGTGGGTCGTCGCCAACGCGCGCAAGTTCGAGGAGGTCGAGCTCGACGTGAAGGGCGAGACCGACGAGGAGCTTGCCGCGTCGCTCGTCGCCGAGATGCTCCGCACCGGCCTCACGGCGAAGGGGTAGTCGACGCTCAGCGTCAGACGCCCGCCCGGACGGAAGCGCGGCGGCGATTCGTGCTGGACTTTGTCATGCGACCTCGCGCGAGGGTTCCAGCGCGGGCGCCAGCAATAGCCGTCTGCACTGCGATGGCGAGCCAGTCCTCGTTCAGTTGGCGAGATGGCGTGCGAGAGTCGACGATCGCGCGCACGACATCCAGGAGGAGCTGCGCATCGGTGTTTGGCGGCAGCTCACCGCGATGAATCGCGCGTGTGACCATCGTTATCCACTCGCCACGGCGTTCGTCTACCGCGGTTCCAATGAGCGACTCGACCTCGGGATTGTGGCGCTCGGTGAGCAGTCGCGCCCAAGCTCGGCCTTCTACCTTTCGACCGATGGCGCGTCGCCGCTTGAATGCCTCGAGGAGATCAGCCTCGAGCTGCCCCGTGTCCGGAAGCGAGCTGTCTCGAAGAGGTATCCGCATTCGCTCCACGAGAGCGGCGACCAGCGCCGCACGATTCGGCCAGCGTCGATAGATCGTCGTCTTGTTGACGGCGGCCCTGGATGCGATCGCTTCCATGCGAAAGTCGGCGTAGCCCGAGTGGGAGAGCTCGACGAGCGCAGCATCGAGCACGCGTCGAACCACCTGCTCGCTACGCCCCCCGAGGAGCCCTTGAGTACGGCGGGACGT contains:
- a CDS encoding sensor histidine kinase, translating into MTPSQAPISGETELSARSDALAERVKELQCLHSISSLLRGRHELGDILQKIVDVLPSAWQHPELARAAITLKSRRYQTRRFRELGWRREVPIIADAEPVGALEIGYTDRFPDGREPEFLPEEDILLSTVAERLAEIVSLKEAQNRLASYQEHLRSLASELTLAEERERRSLAICLHDRIGQGLAVARLKLEALKHVLPAEHHGRLDDVSSLIKQIVNDTRALTFEISPPILYELGLEQAVSWLGEHMNRQFGLAVEVRADPELVELTEGASVMLFRSIQELLTNTVKHAEASRASVRMMNDAGELRVEVEDDGIGFDATSRGCVPSTTGGFGLFSIRERMGHMGGRVEVDSSPGRGARIQIWVPGADDEQDRQRSRA
- a CDS encoding response regulator transcription factor, producing MKILLADNHKLFVEGLRTMLANLPGAQVVGDASNGRMAVRLARELSPDLVIMDIGMPELNGIDATRQIRAELPNTRVLAVSMHCDRQYVAGMLAAGASGYVVKESAFSELAQAIEIVMRGGRYLSPDIIGVVLDDYVQRLAPPEGSALAKLSDREREVLQLIAEGHPTAQIASRLHVSRKTVETHRKNIMLKLELRSVADLTKLAVREGLTSLDLGTKPGK
- a CDS encoding transposase; this encodes MQYITRPLVAQDRLERRADGKLELTFKKVWRDGTRALVFEPADLIPRPVAAVPPPRFHLPGTSAYFSSHPRAGVRRAHARARRRDREQAPPARGDQLELIGDTDDAPAPRKRWAWLAHVFAADVETRPRCSGPMRWAEVANTRAQITRLLAEHGLGPRAPPATRVGVSVPEQLMLGFGKE
- a CDS encoding transposase zinc-binding domain-containing protein encodes the protein MLYQTVAEHWPAFLERAEEHGGLPRFVVKEFEEYLRCGRLEHGCLHLVCRECGYSELVAFSCKQRGFCPSCLGRRMADTAVHSGAERPAARAHSPLICSPPWGLRSLARLRPEALRRGGERVHGRGGPPTALASEAPAGPASVADAHTGGVAAVQRTDSALRLNVHFHSLVLDGVYVHENDDPRSLLEFRELDTPTRTDIAEVAARTAARVEKLLRAHGKSLDPPSSSRTRHQSSPLDEPGLAACYAAAAAQGLP
- a CDS encoding gamma-glutamylcyclotransferase, which translates into the protein MSAPRSQRRVPTRVFVYGTLLAGEPNHRVLAGARLVANARTEPAFELRDLGPFPGLVSGGAHAVAGEVYEVDEATLAALDRLEGHPRFYRRTRIALDDGSLVQTYLLPPEQVEGRPVIASGNWRSRRKETAA
- a CDS encoding TetR/AcrR family transcriptional regulator, producing the protein MLDAALVELSHSGYADFRMEAIASRAAVNKTTIYRRWPNRAALVAALVERMRIPLRDSSLPDTGQLEADLLEAFKRRRAIGRKVEGRAWARLLTERHNPEVESLIGTAVDERRGEWITMVTRAIHRGELPPNTDAQLLLDVVRAIVDSRTPSRQLNEDWLAIAVQTAIAGARAGTLARGRMTKSSTNRRRASVRAGV